The Dehalococcoidia bacterium nucleotide sequence CCCGGCCTTCCCCCGGAGGCTTTTGCGCTTGCCTTGGAGGAACTTTCCCGGGATCGCTCCCGCATGAGCATGGCCGCCGCCAATCGGGAGGTATATCAGCTCCTGCGTAATGGGGTAAAAGTCCGGATTCCCGATCCGGAGGGGGACGGGGAGACGGTGGAGACCGTGCGCCTGATTGACTGGGACGATTACGGCAACAACGACTTCCTGCTGGTGTCCCAGTTCTGGGTCGTGGGGGAGATGTACAAGCGGCGGGCCGATCTGGTGGGATTTGTCAACGGCATCCCGCTGCTGTTTGTGGAACTCAAGGCGTCCCACAAAAAGATAGAGACGGCCTTCACCAACAATCTGACGGACTATAAAAACACCATCCCGCACCTGTTCTGGTTCAACGCCTTCATCATCCTGTCCAACGGCAGCGAGGCCAAGATCGGCAGCATCACCTCCGACTGGGGGCACTTCAACGACTGGAAGAAGATCAACAGCGAGGGGGAGGAAGGGATCATCTCGCTGGACACCGCCCTGAAGGGCACCTGCGACCCGCAGCGTTTTCTTGACATCGTGGAGAACTTCATTCTGTTCATGGAAGTGCGGGGCGGCCTTGTGAAGGTGGTCTCCAAGAACCATCAGTATCTGGGCGTGGGCAACGCCATGGACGCCCTGCGGGAGATCAAGCAGCGCCAGGGGCGCCTGGGCGTGTTCTGGCATACGCAGGGCAGCGGGAAGTCCATCTCCATGATCTTCTTCTCGCAGAAGGTGCTCCGGAAGGCGCCCGGCAACTGGACGTTTGTCCTCGTCACGGACCGGCAGGAGCTGGACGATCAGATATACGGGACCTTTGAGAGCGCCGGGGCCATCACGGAAGGGCGCTGCCAGGCCGACAGCTCCAGGGATTTGCGCCGTCTGCTCACGGAGGATCACCGGTATGTGTTCACGCTGATCCACAAGTTCCGCACGGAGGACGGCGCCCCGCACCCCGTGCTATCGGACCGGGACGACATCATCGTCATCACCGACGAAGCCCACCGCAGCCAGTACGACACGCTGGCTCTGAACATGAGAAACGCCCTGCCCAATGCCTCTTTCTTGGCCTTCACGGGCACGCCGCTGATTATCGGGGAGGAAAAGACCCGGGAGGTCTTCGGCGACTACATCTCCATCTACAACTTCAAACAGTCCGTGGACGACGGCGCCACGGTGCCCCTCTACTATGAAAACCGCATCCCGGAACTGCAACTGAAGGACGAGCGGGCCTTCAAGGACGGCATGGACCGGATTCTGGAGGAGGCCGAGCTGGACGAGGATCAGGAGAAGAAGCTGGAACGGGAGTTTTCCCGGGAATATCACCTGATCACCCGGGATGACCGGCTGGAGAAGATCGCCGGTGACATCGTGCAGCACTTCATCGGCCGGGGCCAGCGGGGCAAGGGCATGGTCGTCTGCATTGACAAGGCCACAGCCGTCAAGATGTACGACAAGGTGAAGAAGCACTGGGCGGCGGAGCTGGAGCGCCTGAAGGGCAAGGTAAACCGCCTTGTGGGGGTGGAGCAAAAGGAGCTCACAGACAAAATCGCCTACATGACAGAGACGGACATGGCCGTCGTGGTGTCCTCCTCCCA carries:
- a CDS encoding type I restriction endonuclease subunit R, whose protein sequence is MTPAGYSENSLIEQPAIELLKALGWKHINALHETLGPFGTLGRDTQSDVVLRSRLLLAFNRLNPGLPPEAFALALEELSRDRSRMSMAAANREVYQLLRNGVKVRIPDPEGDGETVETVRLIDWDDYGNNDFLLVSQFWVVGEMYKRRADLVGFVNGIPLLFVELKASHKKIETAFTNNLTDYKNTIPHLFWFNAFIILSNGSEAKIGSITSDWGHFNDWKKINSEGEEGIISLDTALKGTCDPQRFLDIVENFILFMEVRGGLVKVVSKNHQYLGVGNAMDALREIKQRQGRLGVFWHTQGSGKSISMIFFSQKVLRKAPGNWTFVLVTDRQELDDQIYGTFESAGAITEGRCQADSSRDLRRLLTEDHRYVFTLIHKFRTEDGAPHPVLSDRDDIIVITDEAHRSQYDTLALNMRNALPNASFLAFTGTPLIIGEEKTREVFGDYISIYNFKQSVDDGATVPLYYENRIPELQLKDERAFKDGMDRILEEAELDEDQEKKLEREFSREYHLITRDDRLEKIAGDIVQHFIGRGQRGKGMVVCIDKATAVKMYDKVKKHWAAELERLKGKVNRLVGVEQKELTDKIAYMTETDMAVVVSSSQNEAAEMLKKGADIVPHRLRMVKEDLDTKFKDPDDPFRLVFVCAMWMTGFDVPSCNVIYLDKPMRNHTLMQTIARANRVFRDKVNGLIVDYVGVFRNLRSALAIYGSASGGGVGSGEEPVQAKAELVAMLKSVIDQTMQFLKEVGVAADAIIAADAFMRVKLLDEAVEAVLVNDETKKRFMNLSNTVNRIYKAILPDPKANEFVPPCSLFRAIQWKIEALQPEVDVSGVMEKVETLLDSSITARGYVIREAMDIHGRKKIINLAQVDFEALKKRFSRERKRVEVEKLRGIINSALERMVRLNKTRADYLEKFQRMIDEYNAGAANVEEFFDRLLKFVNELREEEKRCVSEGLTEEELAIFDLITKPDMTLTKQEEAQVKKIARELLEILKREKLVLDWRKTQARRAAVRVVIQDKLDELPPLFIKDIYNRKCDAVYQHLYENYYGEGRSVYSAI